The proteins below come from a single Papaver somniferum cultivar HN1 chromosome 11, ASM357369v1, whole genome shotgun sequence genomic window:
- the LOC113321146 gene encoding DEAD-box ATP-dependent RNA helicase 37-like isoform X2, with protein sequence MRSSWADSVANSASENSAAGSSLNNNNNINSRSSYVPPHLRNRPPPSENPSPAVSGFPGNSTGNDRSGYSGVAPPPAGGSRWGAPRQADLGQTGYGGGGGGRIGGGGGGWNNRSGGWDRGRDREVNPFGPDEEIDVPEETTENTGINFDAYEDIPVETSGENVPPPVNTFADIDLGEALNLNIKRCKYVKPTPVQRHTIPISLAGRDLMACAQTGSGKTAAFCFPIISGIMTGQAAQRPRGARTVYPLALILSPTRELSCQIHEEARKFSYQTGVRVVVAYGGAPINQQLRELERGVDILVATPGRLVDLLERARVSLQMIRYLALDEADRMLDMGFEPQIRKIVEQMDMPPRGARQTMLFSATFPREIQRLASDFLSNYIFLAVGRVGSSTDLIVQRVEFVLDSDKRSHLMDLLHAQKANGAQGKQALTLVFVETKKGADSLEHWLCMNGFPATTIHGDRTQQEREYALRSFKSGTTPILVATDVAARGLDIPHVAHVVNFDLPNDIDDYVHRIGRTGRAGKSGLATAFFNENNSSMARSLADLMQESNQEVPAWLSRYAARSTFGGGKNRRSGAGRFGGRDFRRESSYGRGGGADYHGGGNSGGGYGAPSSGYGGGSGYGGGGGYSGGGASSAWD encoded by the exons ATGCGATCTTCCTGGGCCGATTCTGTTGCGAACTCTGCATCTGAGAATTCAGCTGCTGGTTCTTCtctcaataacaacaacaacattaaTTCTCGATCTTCTTACGTTCCACCACATCTTCGTAATAGACCTCCTCCTTCGGAAAATCCTTCTCCTGCAGTATCAGGTTTTCCTGGTAATTCAACTGGTAATGATAGATCTGGTTACAGTGGTGTTGCTCCTCCTCCGGCTGGAGGTTCCCGATGGGGTGCTCCTAGGCAGGCTGATTTAGGGCAAACtggttatggtggtggtggtggtggccgcattggtggtggtggtggtggttggaatAACAGaagtggtggttgggatcgaggAAGAGATCGAGAGGTTAATCCTTTTGGACCAGATGAAGAAATTGATGTTCCAGAGGAAACTACGGAAAATACTGGTATTAATTTTGATGCTTACGAAGATATTCCCGTGGAAACCAGTGGTGAAAATGTTCCACCACCTGTTAATACTTTTGCAGATATAGATTTAGGTGAAGCCCTAAATCTTAATATTAAGAGATGCAAATATGTTAAACCTACACCTGTTCAACGACATACTATTCCTATTTCTCTTGCTGGTAGAGATTTGATGGCTTGTGCACAAACTGGGTCTGGGAAAACAGCTGctttttgttttccaattatCAGTGGTATCATGACTGGACAGGCTGCACAGAGACCACGAGGTGCTCGGACGGTTTATCCATTAGCACTTATCCTCTCCCCTACTCGGGAGCTGTCATGCCAG ATACACGAGGAAGCCCGTAAATTCTCTTATCAAACTGGTGTTAGGGTTGTTGTTGCTTATGGAGGCGCACCAATCAATCAACAG CTGAGAGAGCTGGAGAGAGGTGTTGATATTCTTGTGGCCACCCCAGGGAGATTGGTAGACTTGCTGGAAAGGGCTAGGGTGTCATTGCAGATGATCAGGTATTTGGCTCTAGATGAGGCTGACAGAATGTTGGACATGGGTTTTGAGCCACAAATTAGAAAGATCGTTGAACAAATGGACATGCCTCCACGAGGTGCAAGGCAGACCATGCTCTTTAGTGCCACCTTTCCAAGAGAGATACAG AGATTGGCCTCTGACTTCCTCTCGAATTACATTTTCCTCGCTGTTGGAAGGGTTGGTTCAAGTACTGATTTGATCGTCCAAAGAGTTGAATTTGTTCTGGATTCAGACAAGAGGAGCCATCTAATGGATCTTCTTCATGCACAGAAGGCAAATGGAGCTCAGGGGAAG CAAGCTCTGACTTTAGTTTTCGTGGAGACAAAGAAAGGAGCCGATTCATTGGAACATTGGCTGTGTATGAATGGGTTCCCTGCTACTACTATTCATGGGGATAGAACCCAACAG GAAAGGGAATATGCGCTGAGGTCTTTTAAAAGTGGGACGACTCCTATATTGGTTGCAACAGATGTTGCAGCACGTGGTCTTGATATCCCTCATGTTGCACATGTTGTCAATTTTGATCTTCCCAACGATATTGACGACTATGTGCACCGAATAGGGCGTACTGGAAGAGCAGGTAAGTCAGGGCTGGCAACTGCATTTTTCAACGAGAACAACTCATCTATGGCAAGGTCACTGGCAGATCTGATGCAAGAATCTAACCAAGAAGTTCCTGCTTGGCTCTCCCGTTACGCCGCTCGCTCTACTTTTGGTGGGGGGAAGAACCGCCGCTCAGGTGCAGGTCGTTTTGGTGGTCGTGACTTCCGAAGGGAATCCTCCTATGGTAGAGGTGGTGGTGCAGATTATCACGGTGGAGGCAACAGTGGTGGTGGATATGGTGCACCTTCTAGTGGATATGGAGGTGGTAGTGGATATGGAGGTGGTGGCGGATATAGTGGTGGAGGTGCCAGCAGTGCCTGGGATTAG
- the LOC113321146 gene encoding DEAD-box ATP-dependent RNA helicase 37-like isoform X1, with translation MRSSWADSVANSASENSAAGSSLNNNNNINSRSSYVPPHLRNRPPPSENPSPAVSGFPGNSTGNDRSGYSGVAPPPAGGSRWGAPRQADLGQTGYGGGGGGRIGGGGGGWNNRSGGWDRGRDREVNPFGPDEEIDVPEETTENTGINFDAYEDIPVETSGENVPPPVNTFADIDLGEALNLNIKRCKYVKPTPVQRHTIPISLAGRDLMACAQTGSGKTAAFCFPIISGIMTGQAAQRPRGARTVYPLALILSPTRELSCQIHEEARKFSYQTGVRVVVAYGGAPINQQLRELERGVDILVATPGRLVDLLERARVSLQMIRYLALDEADRMLDMGFEPQIRKIVEQMDMPPRGARQTMLFSATFPREIQRLASDFLSNYIFLAVGRVGSSTDLIVQRVEFVLDSDKRSHLMDLLHAQKANGAQGKVQALTLVFVETKKGADSLEHWLCMNGFPATTIHGDRTQQEREYALRSFKSGTTPILVATDVAARGLDIPHVAHVVNFDLPNDIDDYVHRIGRTGRAGKSGLATAFFNENNSSMARSLADLMQESNQEVPAWLSRYAARSTFGGGKNRRSGAGRFGGRDFRRESSYGRGGGADYHGGGNSGGGYGAPSSGYGGGSGYGGGGGYSGGGASSAWD, from the exons ATGCGATCTTCCTGGGCCGATTCTGTTGCGAACTCTGCATCTGAGAATTCAGCTGCTGGTTCTTCtctcaataacaacaacaacattaaTTCTCGATCTTCTTACGTTCCACCACATCTTCGTAATAGACCTCCTCCTTCGGAAAATCCTTCTCCTGCAGTATCAGGTTTTCCTGGTAATTCAACTGGTAATGATAGATCTGGTTACAGTGGTGTTGCTCCTCCTCCGGCTGGAGGTTCCCGATGGGGTGCTCCTAGGCAGGCTGATTTAGGGCAAACtggttatggtggtggtggtggtggccgcattggtggtggtggtggtggttggaatAACAGaagtggtggttgggatcgaggAAGAGATCGAGAGGTTAATCCTTTTGGACCAGATGAAGAAATTGATGTTCCAGAGGAAACTACGGAAAATACTGGTATTAATTTTGATGCTTACGAAGATATTCCCGTGGAAACCAGTGGTGAAAATGTTCCACCACCTGTTAATACTTTTGCAGATATAGATTTAGGTGAAGCCCTAAATCTTAATATTAAGAGATGCAAATATGTTAAACCTACACCTGTTCAACGACATACTATTCCTATTTCTCTTGCTGGTAGAGATTTGATGGCTTGTGCACAAACTGGGTCTGGGAAAACAGCTGctttttgttttccaattatCAGTGGTATCATGACTGGACAGGCTGCACAGAGACCACGAGGTGCTCGGACGGTTTATCCATTAGCACTTATCCTCTCCCCTACTCGGGAGCTGTCATGCCAG ATACACGAGGAAGCCCGTAAATTCTCTTATCAAACTGGTGTTAGGGTTGTTGTTGCTTATGGAGGCGCACCAATCAATCAACAG CTGAGAGAGCTGGAGAGAGGTGTTGATATTCTTGTGGCCACCCCAGGGAGATTGGTAGACTTGCTGGAAAGGGCTAGGGTGTCATTGCAGATGATCAGGTATTTGGCTCTAGATGAGGCTGACAGAATGTTGGACATGGGTTTTGAGCCACAAATTAGAAAGATCGTTGAACAAATGGACATGCCTCCACGAGGTGCAAGGCAGACCATGCTCTTTAGTGCCACCTTTCCAAGAGAGATACAG AGATTGGCCTCTGACTTCCTCTCGAATTACATTTTCCTCGCTGTTGGAAGGGTTGGTTCAAGTACTGATTTGATCGTCCAAAGAGTTGAATTTGTTCTGGATTCAGACAAGAGGAGCCATCTAATGGATCTTCTTCATGCACAGAAGGCAAATGGAGCTCAGGGGAAGGTA CAAGCTCTGACTTTAGTTTTCGTGGAGACAAAGAAAGGAGCCGATTCATTGGAACATTGGCTGTGTATGAATGGGTTCCCTGCTACTACTATTCATGGGGATAGAACCCAACAG GAAAGGGAATATGCGCTGAGGTCTTTTAAAAGTGGGACGACTCCTATATTGGTTGCAACAGATGTTGCAGCACGTGGTCTTGATATCCCTCATGTTGCACATGTTGTCAATTTTGATCTTCCCAACGATATTGACGACTATGTGCACCGAATAGGGCGTACTGGAAGAGCAGGTAAGTCAGGGCTGGCAACTGCATTTTTCAACGAGAACAACTCATCTATGGCAAGGTCACTGGCAGATCTGATGCAAGAATCTAACCAAGAAGTTCCTGCTTGGCTCTCCCGTTACGCCGCTCGCTCTACTTTTGGTGGGGGGAAGAACCGCCGCTCAGGTGCAGGTCGTTTTGGTGGTCGTGACTTCCGAAGGGAATCCTCCTATGGTAGAGGTGGTGGTGCAGATTATCACGGTGGAGGCAACAGTGGTGGTGGATATGGTGCACCTTCTAGTGGATATGGAGGTGGTAGTGGATATGGAGGTGGTGGCGGATATAGTGGTGGAGGTGCCAGCAGTGCCTGGGATTAG